The proteins below are encoded in one region of Myxococcales bacterium:
- a CDS encoding glycosyltransferase, whose translation MPQILHIIPSFYPSEYYGGPAESAYHLCTALAKQGYKIHVLTTNADGPERIVSASDASADRGLDAISVHYCKRIGRGDFSIEQLIRLPAAILHADLVHVHAVFTPVVLVALFFSRCFGKPVVWTPRGALMAWGRKKKRILKQLWIAVVFALVQAKRSVVHATSDDEGSMLLQEHKGVQVSVVPNGVDLPSLRMRWDSRSKKRIAFLGRLDPIKGLENLLEACHLLLESSSAKTWQLDIYGGGPEAYQLKLASQLGQLGLSNAVTLRGPVARSEKSAVFSEMDLFVLPSVSENVGLVVVEALAHGVPVIASKGSPWKILEEKRCGWWTDNTPASLANAIAAALNEDLPEWGDRGRTLVEQDFSWDSVATKLAEIYQRLLAN comes from the coding sequence ATGCCTCAAATCCTTCATATTATTCCCTCGTTTTACCCTTCAGAATATTATGGTGGTCCGGCCGAATCCGCATATCATCTCTGCACGGCCTTAGCAAAACAGGGCTATAAAATTCACGTACTAACCACAAACGCGGATGGCCCAGAACGAATTGTTTCGGCTAGCGACGCTTCTGCCGACAGAGGGCTAGATGCAATTTCAGTGCACTATTGCAAACGAATTGGTCGGGGCGATTTTTCCATTGAGCAGTTGATACGTCTGCCCGCTGCCATACTACACGCCGATTTGGTCCATGTGCATGCTGTTTTCACGCCCGTTGTTCTCGTCGCGTTATTTTTTTCGCGATGTTTTGGCAAGCCGGTTGTCTGGACCCCTAGAGGGGCCCTTATGGCATGGGGGCGTAAAAAAAAGCGCATTCTAAAACAGCTGTGGATCGCCGTCGTGTTTGCGCTGGTTCAAGCCAAACGCAGCGTAGTCCATGCGACTTCGGACGATGAAGGATCGATGCTTTTGCAGGAACACAAGGGTGTGCAAGTGAGTGTTGTTCCCAACGGTGTCGACTTGCCGTCTTTACGGATGCGTTGGGATTCAAGGTCCAAAAAACGAATAGCTTTTTTAGGTCGGTTGGATCCCATCAAAGGTCTTGAGAATTTGCTCGAAGCGTGCCATTTGCTGCTGGAAAGCTCGTCCGCAAAGACTTGGCAGCTTGATATTTATGGAGGCGGTCCCGAGGCCTACCAGCTCAAGCTAGCAAGCCAATTGGGACAGCTTGGATTGAGCAATGCCGTGACTCTTAGAGGCCCAGTTGCGCGATCCGAGAAGAGTGCGGTGTTTTCTGAAATGGACTTATTTGTACTTCCTTCGGTCAGCGAGAATGTCGGATTGGTTGTGGTTGAGGCGTTGGCGCATGGTGTGCCTGTCATTGCCAGCAAGGGTAGCCCTTGGAAAATCTTGGAAGAAAAACGCTGCGGTTGGTGGACCGACAACACCCCTGCGTCCTTAGCGAATGCCATCGCGGCTGCACTCAATGAAGACTTGCCGGAATGGGGCGATCGAGGCCGAACGCTCGTCGAGCAGGACTTTAGCTGGGACAGCGTAGCTACCAAGTTAGCAGAGATTTACCAGCGTTTGCTTGCTAACTAG
- a CDS encoding FkbM family methyltransferase, which yields MTPMNETYLQNLEERENFFARTPFRKLIGSPGKMAKSLLIERVLQATSRTHPFTAETFWGDQMTVLLPEAVSVSIHRYGFFESDLSRMVVGYLKPGMVFFDVGAHFGYYTLLASRLVGPQGQVHAFEPTPSTRSVLKRNADDKANVSLCAEAAWDKEGVLQLQDYGTRYLAFNTLGASRLPNNIRRKIDVKEISVSTVTLDNYAKTSGVVPDLVKIDAENSELQVLAGMKALLETRKTAIAVEMGDFNDSADASSRKLSIFLRKPAISHTR from the coding sequence GTGACTCCTATGAATGAAACCTACCTTCAGAATCTCGAAGAACGAGAAAACTTTTTTGCACGTACTCCCTTTCGCAAGCTGATTGGCTCTCCTGGTAAAATGGCCAAAAGCCTGCTTATTGAACGCGTGCTTCAAGCAACGAGCCGAACGCATCCTTTTACAGCCGAAACCTTTTGGGGTGACCAAATGACGGTACTGCTTCCGGAAGCCGTTTCCGTCTCGATTCATCGCTATGGTTTTTTCGAATCAGATCTATCGAGGATGGTTGTTGGCTACCTCAAACCTGGCATGGTGTTCTTTGATGTGGGTGCCCATTTTGGTTATTACACCCTCTTAGCATCGCGTTTGGTTGGACCGCAGGGTCAAGTACATGCTTTTGAGCCTACTCCAAGCACTCGGTCCGTCTTGAAGAGAAATGCGGACGACAAAGCGAATGTTAGCTTATGTGCAGAGGCCGCCTGGGACAAAGAGGGAGTTCTTCAGTTACAAGACTATGGCACGCGCTATTTGGCGTTTAACACGCTTGGAGCCTCACGCTTACCCAATAACATACGAAGGAAAATTGACGTTAAAGAGATAAGCGTAAGCACGGTAACCCTTGACAATTATGCGAAGACATCCGGAGTTGTGCCCGACCTTGTTAAAATAGACGCCGAAAACTCAGAGCTTCAGGTGCTTGCGGGAATGAAAGCGTTGTTGGAAACGCGAAAGACAGCTATCGCTGTTGAAATGGGTGATTTCAACGATTCAGCCGATGCTTCAAGCCGTAAATTGTCAATCTTCTTACGGAAGCCGGCTATCAGCCATACGAGATGA
- a CDS encoding oligosaccharide flippase family protein, with product MKLFGKILNSRFFRGGAFVSLNTVSGVAFGFAQIALLGRLLPPAELGAFFIVRSTASLGAAFGSFGINQMIVRYISEHVARGEHGDAKRVIRSTTVTVVAMCFLVGMVFLTVNGFLADKTGVEFLHDQAPTIIALMLAMALEMLTPGIFRGYKEFGRMALYTQLSRVLFVGVLAVAAAMGVKYELKFVTDTLLWSTALGVVFSFVDMQVRLPGGVHSICLSMRCVNAA from the coding sequence ATGAAACTGTTTGGGAAAATTTTGAACTCACGCTTCTTCCGAGGCGGCGCTTTCGTTTCGCTGAACACGGTTTCAGGCGTCGCGTTTGGCTTCGCTCAGATTGCGCTTCTCGGTCGCTTGCTTCCGCCTGCTGAACTGGGTGCTTTCTTCATCGTTCGAAGTACTGCTTCGCTTGGAGCAGCTTTCGGCTCCTTTGGCATCAATCAGATGATTGTGCGGTATATTTCGGAACACGTGGCCCGTGGCGAACACGGAGACGCCAAGCGTGTTATTCGCAGCACCACGGTAACAGTGGTTGCCATGTGTTTTCTTGTAGGCATGGTGTTCCTCACGGTCAACGGTTTTTTGGCAGATAAGACAGGCGTTGAGTTTCTCCACGATCAAGCGCCGACTATCATCGCTTTAATGCTTGCGATGGCGTTAGAGATGCTTACTCCGGGTATCTTTCGAGGGTACAAAGAGTTTGGACGGATGGCGCTCTACACGCAGCTCTCGCGTGTCTTGTTTGTTGGCGTACTTGCGGTCGCTGCCGCGATGGGAGTGAAGTATGAGTTGAAGTTTGTGACAGATACGCTGTTGTGGAGCACCGCGCTGGGAGTTGTTTTTTCCTTTGTTGATATGCAGGTGCGCCTTCCTGGAGGAGTGCACTCGATCTGCCTTTCTATGCGTTGTGTAAACGCGGCGTAG
- a CDS encoding FkbM family methyltransferase: protein MKQKTITVSCVTLDSFFEGKQLAKPYMVKFDVQGYELMAIKGGSELLSGAELCLVEVSVAPLYEGQATFSEIVIELERVGLLYSGNVSQQFTPDGRIAYFDALFARNYPTRSQSID from the coding sequence ATGAAGCAAAAGACCATCACCGTCTCATGCGTAACTTTGGATAGTTTCTTTGAAGGCAAGCAACTCGCGAAGCCATATATGGTTAAATTTGATGTCCAAGGATATGAACTCATGGCCATCAAGGGTGGCTCGGAGCTTTTGTCTGGGGCTGAACTCTGTCTTGTTGAAGTTAGTGTTGCCCCACTCTACGAGGGCCAAGCCACCTTCAGCGAAATCGTCATCGAACTTGAACGCGTTGGACTTCTCTATTCCGGCAATGTTTCTCAGCAGTTTACTCCAGATGGACGAATCGCCTACTTTGATGCTCTCTTTGCACGGAACTACCCCACGCGTTCACAAAGCATTGATTAA
- a CDS encoding polysaccharide biosynthesis tyrosine autokinase translates to MDSFESTMRFKDDEAIDAWKLFQRLFAQKWTIIGVALAVSTAVTLWTLKQPKIYQGTCVIEYDPNPPRPLGSEIEDVANPAVSFWQTQEWYSTQNKIIESRAISENVVKELGLDKNAKFNNVPQPKRSSFKGVSVDEAAQKLQTRLEVEQVAETRLVEVRVEDQDPKRAALLANTVANAYIDKTMQDRMGSTISALEWLSKQLDKQKQELEEAENALHDFKRTNDVLSLSLEDRQNIVANDIEKFSEALAETRTKRIELAAHLSQLKAAYNEDPLEVDIASFTEHPVISELRNSYREKQSEKDSLAVRYGISHPKMKSLDEELLSIRKQMQHEIKGLIRSVESQLREVQQTETGLRVAAKETHEAGLQLNKQGIQYNALKRQEENQSKLYSILLERTTQTDLTRMLHVTHVRVVDRALPPKSAVKPRLLLNIAIGVLLGLLLGFGAALLLVRLDSTLRSPEDVENLGATLLGVLPKINEGKDKAPNVSDGKLREAGPDSPNRDIIVHADPMSAAAECVRTIRTNLTFMATDNPFHTLAVTSSGPLEGKTTVATNLAIALAQTGKKVLLVDTDLRRPRIHKSFKVTAELGVTSVLVREVPLKAAIQSTQIPNLELLPCGPIPPNPSELLGAGEFAHLLAELRSEYDRVIFDSPPLGAVTDAAVIAPQVDGTIVVVRSNKTGREGARAALRRLRDVEAKVIGVVLNAVDLNNKSHGYGGYYYYNYEYRTSHAPASKNSNAA, encoded by the coding sequence ATGGATTCTTTTGAGTCAACCATGCGGTTTAAGGATGATGAAGCGATCGATGCTTGGAAACTATTTCAACGTCTGTTCGCTCAGAAGTGGACCATTATCGGAGTCGCGCTCGCTGTAAGCACCGCTGTAACGCTATGGACGCTAAAACAGCCAAAAATATACCAAGGCACATGCGTCATCGAGTACGATCCGAACCCGCCGCGCCCCTTGGGTAGCGAAATCGAGGATGTGGCAAATCCCGCCGTGAGTTTTTGGCAAACCCAGGAATGGTACTCCACCCAGAACAAAATTATCGAGAGCCGTGCCATCTCCGAGAACGTTGTTAAAGAGCTGGGGCTCGATAAAAACGCAAAGTTTAACAATGTGCCTCAACCTAAACGCTCAAGCTTTAAGGGCGTTAGCGTAGATGAGGCCGCACAGAAACTACAAACTCGACTTGAAGTCGAACAGGTAGCCGAAACCAGGCTTGTTGAGGTGAGAGTTGAGGACCAGGATCCCAAGCGCGCAGCATTGCTCGCTAACACGGTAGCGAATGCCTACATTGATAAAACAATGCAGGACCGCATGGGTTCGACCATCAGTGCGCTTGAGTGGTTGAGTAAACAGCTTGATAAGCAAAAGCAGGAACTTGAAGAGGCCGAAAACGCTCTGCACGATTTTAAGCGCACAAACGACGTGCTTTCTCTATCGCTTGAAGACCGGCAAAACATCGTCGCGAATGACATCGAAAAATTCAGCGAAGCCCTCGCCGAAACACGCACCAAACGGATCGAACTTGCGGCACACCTTTCTCAACTCAAGGCTGCTTATAACGAAGACCCTCTAGAGGTAGATATCGCAAGCTTCACCGAGCACCCGGTCATTTCTGAGCTTCGCAACTCGTATCGTGAGAAACAAAGCGAGAAAGACTCGCTTGCTGTACGCTACGGTATATCTCACCCTAAAATGAAAAGCCTTGATGAGGAATTGTTGAGCATACGCAAGCAAATGCAGCATGAAATCAAGGGGCTTATTCGTAGCGTTGAGTCTCAGCTGCGCGAGGTCCAACAAACGGAAACAGGGCTGAGGGTTGCTGCAAAAGAGACTCACGAGGCCGGCCTTCAACTCAACAAACAGGGCATCCAGTACAACGCGCTAAAAAGGCAAGAGGAAAACCAAAGCAAGCTTTACAGCATCTTACTGGAACGAACGACGCAGACCGATTTAACGCGCATGCTGCATGTTACGCATGTACGGGTGGTGGACCGAGCGCTGCCGCCCAAATCGGCAGTCAAGCCACGGCTACTTCTCAACATCGCCATAGGGGTGTTGCTTGGTCTTTTGCTCGGGTTTGGTGCGGCCTTGCTATTGGTACGCTTGGACAGCACTCTACGTAGCCCAGAGGATGTTGAAAACCTCGGAGCAACCTTGCTTGGTGTTTTGCCGAAAATAAACGAAGGCAAAGACAAGGCGCCCAATGTATCGGACGGGAAACTCAGAGAAGCAGGCCCCGATTCGCCAAATCGGGATATCATTGTGCATGCTGACCCGATGAGTGCTGCTGCCGAATGCGTGCGCACTATTCGCACAAACCTAACTTTTATGGCCACCGATAACCCTTTCCATACCCTGGCTGTAACCAGCTCCGGACCATTGGAAGGTAAAACCACCGTCGCGACAAACCTTGCTATTGCCCTGGCGCAAACCGGTAAAAAGGTGCTGCTTGTTGACACCGACCTGAGGCGTCCTCGCATTCACAAGTCTTTCAAAGTGACCGCCGAGCTCGGCGTGACATCCGTGCTTGTGCGTGAAGTTCCATTGAAAGCGGCCATCCAATCAACCCAAATTCCAAATCTTGAGCTACTGCCGTGTGGGCCCATCCCCCCCAACCCTTCGGAGTTGTTGGGAGCAGGCGAGTTTGCGCATCTGCTTGCTGAATTGCGCAGCGAATACGACCGCGTTATTTTTGATAGTCCGCCTTTGGGAGCAGTCACTGACGCTGCGGTGATCGCGCCGCAGGTTGATGGAACCATCGTTGTTGTCCGCTCCAACAAAACCGGTCGAGAAGGGGCACGCGCTGCATTGCGTCGCCTGCGAGATGTTGAAGCCAAGGTGATAGGTGTTGTACTTAACGCCGTGGATTTGAATAACAAGAGCCATGGTTATGGCGGCTACTACTACTACAACTATGAATACCGAACCTCTCATGCGCCAGCGTCAAAAAATAGCAATGCGGCTTAA
- a CDS encoding polysaccharide export protein — protein sequence MADRSVGVGSQDALLSSGDIFEVRVYGEKELSGEYRVGPDGTIDFPFVGHIQVAGFAPSQISESIAAKLREGDYLKSPQVSVFVKEYTSKRISVMGAVNKDGTFPITSGTTVVQAISLAGGFTPLASRNDVVVTRQSGGVLKRYKVEVESITEGTEEDFPLQAGDIIYVPERVF from the coding sequence GTGGCAGACAGGTCTGTGGGTGTCGGCTCACAGGATGCATTGTTAAGTTCTGGTGATATTTTTGAAGTACGCGTTTACGGCGAAAAAGAACTATCGGGCGAGTACCGCGTTGGACCGGATGGAACAATTGATTTCCCTTTTGTCGGTCATATTCAGGTTGCTGGATTTGCGCCATCGCAAATATCTGAAAGCATTGCCGCTAAACTGCGCGAAGGCGACTACTTGAAATCTCCTCAAGTTTCGGTCTTCGTTAAAGAATACACATCCAAACGTATAAGCGTCATGGGCGCGGTGAATAAAGATGGGACATTCCCCATCACCTCGGGCACAACCGTTGTTCAAGCCATCAGCTTAGCGGGCGGGTTTACTCCTTTGGCAAGCCGAAACGACGTCGTAGTAACGCGGCAAAGTGGCGGTGTACTTAAACGCTATAAAGTCGAAGTCGAATCCATCACCGAAGGCACTGAAGAAGATTTTCCGCTGCAAGCAGGTGATATCATTTACGTGCCCGAACGTGTTTTCTAA
- a CDS encoding putative colanic acid biosynthesis acetyltransferase, translating into MSFEVRSDQPSPHSLAHRLARLCWSIINQTAFRLIPKPFHGLRRALLCLFGAKIAKGAYVHSSVIVWAPWNLHMAKGSCLGPRVNCYNVDTIILDEYVTVSQGAHLCAASHDFTIPEFPLITAPIHLCKGVWIATEAFIAMGITVGENAVIGARSVVIHDMPPGMVCAGHPCKPIKERLAKLKAR; encoded by the coding sequence TTGTCTTTTGAAGTGCGCAGCGACCAACCTAGCCCTCACTCCTTGGCGCACCGCCTTGCGCGCTTGTGCTGGTCCATTATTAACCAAACGGCATTTCGTCTTATTCCTAAGCCGTTTCATGGCTTGCGTCGAGCATTGCTTTGTTTATTCGGAGCAAAAATTGCCAAAGGAGCGTACGTTCACAGTAGCGTGATCGTGTGGGCTCCATGGAATCTGCACATGGCCAAAGGCAGCTGTTTGGGGCCTCGGGTCAATTGCTACAACGTTGACACGATCATACTCGATGAGTACGTGACCGTCTCACAAGGCGCTCATCTTTGCGCGGCTAGTCACGATTTCACGATACCCGAGTTTCCTCTCATCACGGCGCCTATTCATTTATGCAAGGGGGTTTGGATTGCAACAGAAGCCTTCATTGCCATGGGGATCACTGTTGGCGAAAATGCGGTAATAGGTGCACGTTCGGTGGTGATTCACGACATGCCACCAGGCATGGTCTGCGCTGGGCATCCATGCAAGCCTATTAAAGAACGACTGGCAAAGCTGAAGGCACGGTAG